One segment of Engraulis encrasicolus isolate BLACKSEA-1 chromosome 7, IST_EnEncr_1.0, whole genome shotgun sequence DNA contains the following:
- the rbm14a gene encoding RNA-binding protein 14a isoform X2, whose product MDRNGAAKLFVGNLSLDISQEDLMTLFAPYGQVVGCSLLRQFAFVHLQGDTERAIRDLNGRDFKGRNLVVEESRMRPMNSTRVFVGNLSAQCTAEDLHELFQTFGRVIECDKVKARLSSSAGYAFVHMERKEDAQTAIEALNGTTFKGRPLSVELSKIQPSKPVTVTCTIPCVTCGKLGHYAGDCPAGKASKEHHQSQAAVLAAAAAAAAGLPLQVQQSVHNSFYNTTSFDPTLTALKNLTTQTTDGQPVTAAIYGALASQVYGSVANQVLVENDGPDGHYNGRNGRNPAVGQTPGSGAAHNNPAYSANPALNNAAMGHPSDSQAQAIFEAARARFFEQGQQVLAEQQALGGRPPERERERDRSRSPVRRNTPLLPDPVPKPYGGAPPQQAQRGGMAAGGPRKALLPTPPGGPEEAPCVDEDPITRCYAEYYQQCQQYQQYQQYAMYNQYQQYAYQPPPPPPPGPPPASAMPPVQQHQQQPMPMPPQHHHQQQQQQQQQQPPPMPQHHQHHQQQQQQQQQQMPQYHQQQQQQQQQMPPQYHQQQQQQPHQPQPPMMNPMEGPPAHYMAAGGPHAATPSLFGSGFQGER is encoded by the exons ATGGACAGGAACGGCGCGGCGAAACTCTTTGTGGGTAACCTTTCCTTGGACATCTCCCAAGAGGACCTGATGACATTGTTTGCTCCTTATGGCCAAGTTGTAGGATGTAGTCTTCTGAGGCAGTTTGCCTTTGTGCACCTGCAGGGAGACACAGAACGCGCTATACGCGATTTGAACGGCCGAGATTTCAAAGGTCGAAACCTAGTGGTGGAGGAGTCCCGCATGAGACCCATGAACTCAACCCGGGTGTTTGTGGGCAACCTGAGCGCCCAGTGCACAGCGGAAGACCTGCACGAACTCTTCCAGACCTTTGGCAGAGTGATAGAATGTGACAAAGTCAAAG CCAGGCTGTCGTCGTCTGCAGGCTACGCCTTTGTGCACATGGAGCGCAAGGAGGACGCGCAGACCGCCATCGAGGCCCTGAACGGCACCACCTTCAAGGGGCGGCCCCTCTCCGTGGAGCTCTCCAAGATCCAGCCTAGCAAGCCCGTGACCGTGACCTGTACCATCCCCTGCGTCACCTGTGGCAAGCTGGGCCACTACGCGGGCGACTGCCCGGCGGGGAAGGCCTCCAAGGAGCACCACCAGAGCCAGGCTGCGGTGctggcagcagcagccgccgctGCAGCGGGCCTCCCCCTACAG GTGCAGCAGAGCGTGCACAACTCCTTCTACAACACCACCAGCTTCGACCCGACCCTCACGGCCCTCAAGAACCTGACCACCCAGACCACGGACGGGCAGCCGGTGACGGCGGCGATTTACGGCGCACTGGCTAGCCAg GTGTACGGCTCAGTGGCCAACCAGGTGCTGGTGGAGAACGATGGCCCTGACGGCCATTATAATGGTAGGAACGGCAGGAACCCGGCAGTGGGCCAGACTCCCGGCTCGGGGGCGGCGCACAACAACCCGGCCTACAGTGCCAACCCCGCCCTCAACAACGCCGCCATGGGCCACCCGTCCGATTCCCAGGCGCAGGCCATCTTTGAGGCGGCCCGCGCACGCTTCTTCGAGCAGGGGCAGCAGGTGCTGGCGGAACAGCAGGCGTTGGGCGGTCGGCCccctgagagggagagggagagggatcggAGCCGTAGTCCCGTGAGGCGGAACACTCCGCTCCTGCCCGACCCTGTTCCGAAGCCCTACGGCGGCGCCCCTCCCCAGCAGGCACAGAGGGGGGGAATGGCGGCGGGTGGGCCAAGGAAGGCTCTGCTCCCCACACCACCAGGGGGGCCAGAGGAAGCGCCGTGTGTTGATGAGGATCCCATTACTAG ATGCTATGCTGAGTACTATCAACAGTGCCAGCAGTACCAACAGTATCAGCAGTACGCGATGTACAACCAGTACCAGCAGTACGCATACCAgccgccaccacctccacccccaggcCCTCCGCCAGCCTCAGCCATGCCCCCtgtgcagcagcaccagcagcagcccatgcccatgcccccccagcaccaccaccaacaacaacagcagcagcagcagcagcagccgccgccgATGCCCCaacaccatcagcaccaccaacaacagcagcagcagcagcagcagcaaatgcCCCAgtaccatcagcagcagcagcagcagcagcagcagatgcccCCCCAgtaccatcagcagcagcagcagcagccccaccaGCCCCAGCCGCCCATGATGAACCCGATGGAGGGCCCCCCGGCGCACTACATGGCAGCTGGCGGTCCCCACGCCGCCACACCAAGCTT GTTTGGATCTGGCTTCCAGGGCGAGaggtag
- the rbm14a gene encoding RNA-binding protein 14a isoform X1, with protein MDRNGAAKLFVGNLSLDISQEDLMTLFAPYGQVVGCSLLRQFAFVHLQGDTERAIRDLNGRDFKGRNLVVEESRMRPMNSTRVFVGNLSAQCTAEDLHELFQTFGRVIECDKVKARLSSSAGYAFVHMERKEDAQTAIEALNGTTFKGRPLSVELSKIQPSKPVTVTCTIPCVTCGKLGHYAGDCPAGKASKEHHQSQAAVLAAAAAAAAGLPLQVQQSVHNSFYNTTSFDPTLTALKNLTTQTTDGQPVTAAIYGALASQVYGSVANQVLVENDGPDGHYNGRNGRNPAVGQTPGSGAAHNNPAYSANPALNNAAMGHPSDSQAQAIFEAARARFFEQGQQVLAEQQALGGRPPERERERDRSRSPVRRNTPLLPDPVPKPYGGAPPQQAQRGGMAAGGPRKALLPTPPGGPEEAPCVDEDPITRCYAEYYQQCQQYQQYQQYAMYNQYQQYAYQPPPPPPPGPPPASAMPPVQQHQQQPMPMPPQHHHQQQQQQQQQQPPPMPQHHQHHQQQQQQQQQQMPQYHQQQQQQQQQMPPQYHQQQQQQPHQPQPPMMNPMEGPPAHYMAAGGPHAATPSLYEPPPPPPPPPSHKEPLLQHHHQHHQQQQQHLYQHPQHQQHQHRPENPYMHTPEPPYR; from the exons ATGGACAGGAACGGCGCGGCGAAACTCTTTGTGGGTAACCTTTCCTTGGACATCTCCCAAGAGGACCTGATGACATTGTTTGCTCCTTATGGCCAAGTTGTAGGATGTAGTCTTCTGAGGCAGTTTGCCTTTGTGCACCTGCAGGGAGACACAGAACGCGCTATACGCGATTTGAACGGCCGAGATTTCAAAGGTCGAAACCTAGTGGTGGAGGAGTCCCGCATGAGACCCATGAACTCAACCCGGGTGTTTGTGGGCAACCTGAGCGCCCAGTGCACAGCGGAAGACCTGCACGAACTCTTCCAGACCTTTGGCAGAGTGATAGAATGTGACAAAGTCAAAG CCAGGCTGTCGTCGTCTGCAGGCTACGCCTTTGTGCACATGGAGCGCAAGGAGGACGCGCAGACCGCCATCGAGGCCCTGAACGGCACCACCTTCAAGGGGCGGCCCCTCTCCGTGGAGCTCTCCAAGATCCAGCCTAGCAAGCCCGTGACCGTGACCTGTACCATCCCCTGCGTCACCTGTGGCAAGCTGGGCCACTACGCGGGCGACTGCCCGGCGGGGAAGGCCTCCAAGGAGCACCACCAGAGCCAGGCTGCGGTGctggcagcagcagccgccgctGCAGCGGGCCTCCCCCTACAG GTGCAGCAGAGCGTGCACAACTCCTTCTACAACACCACCAGCTTCGACCCGACCCTCACGGCCCTCAAGAACCTGACCACCCAGACCACGGACGGGCAGCCGGTGACGGCGGCGATTTACGGCGCACTGGCTAGCCAg GTGTACGGCTCAGTGGCCAACCAGGTGCTGGTGGAGAACGATGGCCCTGACGGCCATTATAATGGTAGGAACGGCAGGAACCCGGCAGTGGGCCAGACTCCCGGCTCGGGGGCGGCGCACAACAACCCGGCCTACAGTGCCAACCCCGCCCTCAACAACGCCGCCATGGGCCACCCGTCCGATTCCCAGGCGCAGGCCATCTTTGAGGCGGCCCGCGCACGCTTCTTCGAGCAGGGGCAGCAGGTGCTGGCGGAACAGCAGGCGTTGGGCGGTCGGCCccctgagagggagagggagagggatcggAGCCGTAGTCCCGTGAGGCGGAACACTCCGCTCCTGCCCGACCCTGTTCCGAAGCCCTACGGCGGCGCCCCTCCCCAGCAGGCACAGAGGGGGGGAATGGCGGCGGGTGGGCCAAGGAAGGCTCTGCTCCCCACACCACCAGGGGGGCCAGAGGAAGCGCCGTGTGTTGATGAGGATCCCATTACTAG ATGCTATGCTGAGTACTATCAACAGTGCCAGCAGTACCAACAGTATCAGCAGTACGCGATGTACAACCAGTACCAGCAGTACGCATACCAgccgccaccacctccacccccaggcCCTCCGCCAGCCTCAGCCATGCCCCCtgtgcagcagcaccagcagcagcccatgcccatgcccccccagcaccaccaccaacaacaacagcagcagcagcagcagcagccgccgccgATGCCCCaacaccatcagcaccaccaacaacagcagcagcagcagcagcagcaaatgcCCCAgtaccatcagcagcagcagcagcagcagcagcagatgcccCCCCAgtaccatcagcagcagcagcagcagccccaccaGCCCCAGCCGCCCATGATGAACCCGATGGAGGGCCCCCCGGCGCACTACATGGCAGCTGGCGGTCCCCACGCCGCCACACCAAGCTTGTATGagccgcctccaccaccaccaccaccaccctcacacaAGGAGCCcctcctccaacaccaccaccaacatcatcaacaacaacaacaacacctttATCAGCACCCACAGCACCAACAACACCAACACCGCCCTGAAAACCCTTACATGCACACTCCAGAACCCCCTTACCGAtaa